A genomic region of Sciurus carolinensis chromosome 7, mSciCar1.2, whole genome shotgun sequence contains the following coding sequences:
- the Rhag gene encoding ammonium transporter Rh type A has protein sequence MRFSFPLMALGLEVTMIVLFALFVEYEVDPIVIKQANATKLSKTDRFLQLYPLFQDVHVMIFVGFGFLMTFLKKYGFSSVGINLLVAALGLQWGIIVQGILHSRGQKIQIGIKNMINADFSTATVLISFGAVLGKTSPIQMLIMTILEIAAFAGNEYLVGEIFQASDIGASMTIHAFGAYFGLAVAGILYRSGLRKRHKNEESVYYSDLFAMIGTLFLWIFWPSFNSAIAEPGDKQNRATVNTYLSLAACVLTAYAFSSLVMHRGKLNMVHIQNATLAGGVAVGTCADMDIGPFVAMIIGSAAGVVSVLGYKFLTPFFAAKLRIHDTCGVHNLHGLPGVIGGLASIVVIVMGKSKQSTIAMQAAALGSSIGTAVVGGLLTGLILKIPIWEQPSDQNCYDDSVYWEVPIEREHDSHFQDHNPLEPEV, from the exons ATGAGGTTCAGTTTCCCTCTTATGGCCTTAGGCCTGGAGGTTACTATGAttgttttatttgcattatttgtAGAGTATGAGGTGGATCCGATTGTGATCAAGCAGGCCAATGCCACCAAGCTATCAAAAACGGACAGATTCCTCCAGTTATATCCTC TATTCCAAGATGTGCATGTGATGATATTTGTTGGATTTGGCTTCCTCATGACCTTCCTGAAAAAATACGGCTTCAGCAGTGTGGGTATCAACCTACTTGTTGCTGCTTTGGGCCTGCAATGGGGCATTATTGTACAGGGGATCCTGCACAGCCGTGGACAGAAAATTCAGATTGGAATCAAAAA CATGATAAATGCAGACTTCAGTACGGCCacagttttgatttcttttggaGCTGTCCTAGGAAAAACGAGTCCCATCCAAATGCTGATCATGACAATTTTAGAAATTGCTGCCTTTGCTGGCAATGAATATCTGGTTGGTGAGATATTTCAG gCTTCTGATATTGGGGCATCAATGACAATCCACGCCTTTGGAGCCTACTTTGGCTTGGCTGTAGCAGGCATTTTATATCGATCTGGTCTGAGAAAGAGGCATAAGAACGAAGAGTCTGTGTACTACTCGGACTTGTTTGCAATGATTG GGACtcttttcctttggatatttTGGCCCAGCTTTAATTCAGCCATTGCGGAACCTGGAGACAAACAGAATAGGGCCACTGTCAACACTTACCTCTCTCTTGCTGCCTGTGTGCTCACAGCCTACGCGTTTTCCAGCCTTGTCATGCACCGAGGCAAGCTCAATATG GTGCACATTCAGAACGCCACCCTCGCAGGAGGAGTTGCTGTGGGCACCTGTGCAGACATGGATATTGGTCCCTTTGTGGCTATGATTATTGGGAGCGCTGCAGGAGTTGTCTCTGTGCTTGGATACAAGTTCCTGACT CCATTTTTTGCTGCTAAATTGAGGATCCATGATACATGTGGGGTGCACAATCTGCACGGCTTACCTGGTGTGATAGGAGGCCTTGCAAGCATCGTGGTCATAGTCATGGGAAAATCTAAACA GTCTACCATAGCCATGCAGGCAGCTGCTCTGGGTTCTTCTATTGGAACAGCAGTTGTTGGAGGTCTTCTTACAG GTTTAATTCTAAAGATACCTATCTGGGAACAGCCATCTGACCAGAATTGCTATGATGACTCTGTTTATTGGGAG gtcCCTATAGAAAGAGAACATGACAGCCACTTCCAGGATCACAACCCACTGGAACCTGAAGTCTAA